In the genome of Populus alba chromosome 11, ASM523922v2, whole genome shotgun sequence, one region contains:
- the LOC118040781 gene encoding CASP-like protein 1B1 has protein sequence MGLHNEEKLELGCSGLQQKPRKWVLLMVRVVAFLATAAATLVMALNKETKTLVVATVGNTPIKVTLTAKFQHTPAFVFFVVANGMASFHNLVMIMVELCGQKLDYKGLRLAMVAILDMMTVALLSGGASAATFMAELGKNGNSHARWDKICDKFETFCDHGGAALIASSAGLILMMIISVMSIMKLLIKPKSDSS, from the exons TGCATAATGAAGAAAAGCTTGAGCTTGGATGCTCTGGCTTACAGCAAAAGCCAAGGAAATGGGTTCTCTTGATGGTAAGGGTGGTTGCGTTCTTGGCCACAGCAGCTGCAACACTTGTGATGGCGCTCAACAAAGAAACCAAAACTCTTGTTGTTGCCACTGTTGGGAATACCCCAATAAAAGTCACCCTCACTGCCAAGTTTCAACACACCCCAGCATTCGT GTTCTTTGTTGTAGCTAATGGAATGGCTAGTTTCCATAACTTGGTGATGATTATGGTGGAGCTTTGTGGTCAGAAGCTTGATTACAAAGGACTGCGCCTTGCCATGGTCGCCATTTTAGATATG ATGACAGTGGCTCTGTTATCAGGAGGGGCTAGTGCTGCGACTTTCATGGCTGAGCTAGGAAAGAACGGGAATTCTCATGCAAGGTGGGACAAGATTTGTGACAAATTCGAGACTTTTTGTGATCACGGTGGCGCTGCACTCATTGCTTCCTCCGCCGGCCTTATTCTCATGATGATTATTAGTGTCATGTCGATCATGAAGCTTCTAATTAAACCAAAATCTGACAGCAGCTAG